A genomic window from Tenebrio molitor chromosome X, icTenMoli1.1, whole genome shotgun sequence includes:
- the Lap1 gene encoding leucine-rich repeat-containing protein 1 isoform X1 has translation MSFFLCYKCNNNQEKIIELDYSRCGISEVPVDVYNNSPTLEVLHLEGNKLKDLSPQLFQCIDLRYLNVSDNEIRSIPPLISKLNSLQVLIFSKNALLLEGVSPNIDKLNKLTILDLSMNDLGKVPEAIMSLINLQQLCLNDTGIDYVPANIGRLSNLRILELRDNGLRELPKSIRRLTNLQRLDVSDNNLSQLTEVCESHGNLTELWINGNNITKLSASITHLKKINDFDASYNNLQTIPKEIGQWTKITNLILSFNQISVLPKAIGNLRNLQVLKLESNNLEELPNTISKLTNLEELNLQNNFITKLPSGIGHLRKLATLILSDNKLEQLPPEIGSCCALTILNVHNNYLHKLPDEVGHLQKLTTLGLIGNKLEYLPITVSKLTNLKALWLTPNQTQPLIHLQNEQLPDGQVVLTSVLFPQVPLPEAPPSVHLPMSHQTYHISFNMDNIPTEASLSRTPTPHHKELRRLRNILRGSDPPETQSPNISEIKEAKVTHISGDLSASQSSLLDKDDDLHQNQVVEALEVLERATRENAAIYKPKGKESPANDDLPKQPPPYHIAAAYSKNAHLFAQFCPPSPHDQPKQFSQQQPSNIHHPTPKFAKNRADQIQDYYMKDSPTPSVENNETGKKANSKWPFGTHQICKVIEVELTGCRILGDFHIIAKGDGIYVDQVHPAGVAYQKLYPGDKILSFDDVDFTVVDSHAAYEYAYQKIGSVKVVTVSRKQAS, from the exons ATGAGTTTCTTTCTTTGTTATAAATGTAACAATAACCAAGAAAAGATCATAGAGTTAGACTATTCTCGCTGTGGAATTTCAGAAGTGCCTGTAGATGTTTACAATAATTCACCGACCCTAGAAGTGTTACATCTTGAAGGAAATAAA TTGAAAGATCTTTCACCCCAATTGTTTCAATGCATCGACTTAAGGTATTTAAATGTCAGCGATAACGAAATAAGATCGATACCGCCCCTCATTTCCAAATTAAATAGCTTACAAGTTTTGATTTTTAGCAAAAATG CCTTGCTACTGGAAGGAGTTTCAccaaatattgataaattaaataagTTGACAATATTAGATCTAAGTATGAATGATTTGGGGAAAGTTCCTGAAGCCATAATGAGTCTGATTAATTTGCAACAGCTGTGTTTAAATGACACAGGAATTGATTATGTGCCTGCCAATATTGGACGCCTTTCAAATCTTCGAATCTTAGAACTAAGAGATAATGGTTTAAGAGAGTTGCCAAAATCAATTAGAAGATTAACAAATCTACAAAGGCTCGATGTTAGTGACAATAATCTGTCTCAATTG ACAGAGGTTTGTGAGTCTCATGGAAACTTGACTGAATTATGGATTAATGGTAATAATATTACCAAATTATCAGCTTCCATTAcacatttaaagaaaattaacgATTTTGACGCTTCCTATAATAATTTACAGACTATACCAAAAGAAATAGGTCAATGGACCAAAATaacaaacttaattttaagttttaatCAGATATCAGTGTTGCCAAAAGCTATAGGAAATCTGCGTAATCTGCAGGTTTTAAAACTTGAGTCTAATAATTTAGAAGAACTGCCAAATACTATCAGTAAGCTCACCAATCTTGAAGAACTCAACCTCcagaacaattttattactaaacttCCCTCAGGAATTGGCCATCTGAGGAAATTGGCAACTCTCattctttctgataataaaTTAGAACAGCTACCACCAG AAATTGGAAGCTGTTGCGCACTCACAATTTTAAACGTCCATAACAACTACTTGCACAAGTTGCCAGACGAAGTTGGCCACTTGCAAAAACTAACAACGTTGGGTCTCATCGGTAACAAACTGGAATACCTACCCATCACAGTGTCAAAACTGACAAATCTAAAAGCTTTGTGGCTGACTCCAAATCAAACTCAGCCACTGATCCATCTCCAAAACGAACAACTTCCTGACGGCCAAGTGGTGCTAACTTCCGTCCTGTTCCCGCAAGTTCCCCTGCCTGAAGCCCCGCCCTCTGTCCACCTACCCATGAGTCACCAAACGTACCACATCAGTTTCAACATGGATAATATCCCAACGGAAGCTTCCTTGAGCCGCACTCCTACCCCTCATCACAAAGAGTTGCGTCGCTTACGTAACATACTCCGCGGGAGTGATCCTCCCGAAACTCAGTCGCCTAACATATCAGAAATCAAGGAGGCAAAAGTGACTCATATTTCTGGCGACTTGTCGGCCTCACAGTCGAGTTTGCTGGATAAAGATGACGATTTGCATCAAAATCAAGTGGTGGAGGCTTTGGAGGTGCTAGAGAGGGCGACGAGAGAGAACGCAGCGATTTATAAACCGAAAGGCAAAGAGTCGCCTGCGAACGACGACCTTCCCAAACAACCCCCTCCATATCATATAGCGGCGGCATACTCGAAAAACGCCCATTTGTTCGCCCAATTTTGCCCCCCAAGCCCTCACGATCAACCCAAACAATTTAGTCAACAACAACCGTCGAATATCCACCACCCGACCCCGAAGTTTGCAAAAAATCGAGCGGATCAGATTCAAGACTATTACATGAAAGACTCTCCAACTCCATCCGTCGAAAACAACGAAACCGGCAAAAAGGCTAACAGTAAATGGCCATTTGGAACTCACCAGATTTGTAAAGTAATAGAAGTGGAGTTGACGGGATGTAGAATTTTGGGAGATTTTCATATTATCGCGAAAGGAGAC GGTATCTACGTCGATCAAGTTCATCCAGCCGGTGTGGCTTATCAGAAATTATACCCGGGGGATAAAATTCTCAGTTTTGACGATGTCGATTTTACCGTTGTGGATTCGCATGCGGCTTACGAATACGCTTACCAAAAAATCGGTTCGGTTAAAGTTGTAACCGTTTCGCGAAAGCAAGCGTcttga
- the Lap1 gene encoding protein lap1 isoform X2, with translation MNDLGKVPEAIMSLINLQQLCLNDTGIDYVPANIGRLSNLRILELRDNGLRELPKSIRRLTNLQRLDVSDNNLSQLTEVCESHGNLTELWINGNNITKLSASITHLKKINDFDASYNNLQTIPKEIGQWTKITNLILSFNQISVLPKAIGNLRNLQVLKLESNNLEELPNTISKLTNLEELNLQNNFITKLPSGIGHLRKLATLILSDNKLEQLPPEIGSCCALTILNVHNNYLHKLPDEVGHLQKLTTLGLIGNKLEYLPITVSKLTNLKALWLTPNQTQPLIHLQNEQLPDGQVVLTSVLFPQVPLPEAPPSVHLPMSHQTYHISFNMDNIPTEASLSRTPTPHHKELRRLRNILRGSDPPETQSPNISEIKEAKVTHISGDLSASQSSLLDKDDDLHQNQVVEALEVLERATRENAAIYKPKGKESPANDDLPKQPPPYHIAAAYSKNAHLFAQFCPPSPHDQPKQFSQQQPSNIHHPTPKFAKNRADQIQDYYMKDSPTPSVENNETGKKANSKWPFGTHQICKVIEVELTGCRILGDFHIIAKGDGIYVDQVHPAGVAYQKLYPGDKILSFDDVDFTVVDSHAAYEYAYQKIGSVKVVTVSRKQAS, from the exons ATGAATGATTTGGGGAAAGTTCCTGAAGCCATAATGAGTCTGATTAATTTGCAACAGCTGTGTTTAAATGACACAGGAATTGATTATGTGCCTGCCAATATTGGACGCCTTTCAAATCTTCGAATCTTAGAACTAAGAGATAATGGTTTAAGAGAGTTGCCAAAATCAATTAGAAGATTAACAAATCTACAAAGGCTCGATGTTAGTGACAATAATCTGTCTCAATTG ACAGAGGTTTGTGAGTCTCATGGAAACTTGACTGAATTATGGATTAATGGTAATAATATTACCAAATTATCAGCTTCCATTAcacatttaaagaaaattaacgATTTTGACGCTTCCTATAATAATTTACAGACTATACCAAAAGAAATAGGTCAATGGACCAAAATaacaaacttaattttaagttttaatCAGATATCAGTGTTGCCAAAAGCTATAGGAAATCTGCGTAATCTGCAGGTTTTAAAACTTGAGTCTAATAATTTAGAAGAACTGCCAAATACTATCAGTAAGCTCACCAATCTTGAAGAACTCAACCTCcagaacaattttattactaaacttCCCTCAGGAATTGGCCATCTGAGGAAATTGGCAACTCTCattctttctgataataaaTTAGAACAGCTACCACCAG AAATTGGAAGCTGTTGCGCACTCACAATTTTAAACGTCCATAACAACTACTTGCACAAGTTGCCAGACGAAGTTGGCCACTTGCAAAAACTAACAACGTTGGGTCTCATCGGTAACAAACTGGAATACCTACCCATCACAGTGTCAAAACTGACAAATCTAAAAGCTTTGTGGCTGACTCCAAATCAAACTCAGCCACTGATCCATCTCCAAAACGAACAACTTCCTGACGGCCAAGTGGTGCTAACTTCCGTCCTGTTCCCGCAAGTTCCCCTGCCTGAAGCCCCGCCCTCTGTCCACCTACCCATGAGTCACCAAACGTACCACATCAGTTTCAACATGGATAATATCCCAACGGAAGCTTCCTTGAGCCGCACTCCTACCCCTCATCACAAAGAGTTGCGTCGCTTACGTAACATACTCCGCGGGAGTGATCCTCCCGAAACTCAGTCGCCTAACATATCAGAAATCAAGGAGGCAAAAGTGACTCATATTTCTGGCGACTTGTCGGCCTCACAGTCGAGTTTGCTGGATAAAGATGACGATTTGCATCAAAATCAAGTGGTGGAGGCTTTGGAGGTGCTAGAGAGGGCGACGAGAGAGAACGCAGCGATTTATAAACCGAAAGGCAAAGAGTCGCCTGCGAACGACGACCTTCCCAAACAACCCCCTCCATATCATATAGCGGCGGCATACTCGAAAAACGCCCATTTGTTCGCCCAATTTTGCCCCCCAAGCCCTCACGATCAACCCAAACAATTTAGTCAACAACAACCGTCGAATATCCACCACCCGACCCCGAAGTTTGCAAAAAATCGAGCGGATCAGATTCAAGACTATTACATGAAAGACTCTCCAACTCCATCCGTCGAAAACAACGAAACCGGCAAAAAGGCTAACAGTAAATGGCCATTTGGAACTCACCAGATTTGTAAAGTAATAGAAGTGGAGTTGACGGGATGTAGAATTTTGGGAGATTTTCATATTATCGCGAAAGGAGAC GGTATCTACGTCGATCAAGTTCATCCAGCCGGTGTGGCTTATCAGAAATTATACCCGGGGGATAAAATTCTCAGTTTTGACGATGTCGATTTTACCGTTGTGGATTCGCATGCGGCTTACGAATACGCTTACCAAAAAATCGGTTCGGTTAAAGTTGTAACCGTTTCGCGAAAGCAAGCGTcttga